A region of the Salvia splendens isolate huo1 chromosome 11, SspV2, whole genome shotgun sequence genome:
ttcttcaaatttaatttgattatataTTGCCGAAATAAAGCTAGAGGCCAACTTCAAATTTGACTATCAAAAAACGCTATTTCACTATATTACCAATTTAGCAAATTTTACAATCTCACATTAAGTTTTGTTCTTAAGTAGACACGCGTTAAGTTTGGAATATGAGAATTAAGTTtctaattaacaattatatttcaaatttaataaaatcttCTCATGGATTTAAATTTTTCCTAGATctttaattgaaaaaatatttacaaaatttatactatgtattagaaataaaatttgagaaaCCGGTCCTCTTATATTGCTTATAACATCATATCCAAAATCAAGACCAGATCTCcatccttaaattttaaaatgagtggatgagattaaatcttacgaatctcaataaatagtagacaaattATCAAtacagttttattgagatttcacatgcattatattttgattttaccaGTATTATATTAAGAttttatatgcattatattgagattttttatgtatttgttgataaaaaatttgtttatcggcatatacgaaaactgaaataaaaataatcaaatttcatcatccgaacgtcgtcggaacatatgcaattgagatctcgttagaatccttataaaattatctttaatttgatatattttttgtgaaaaaataatttaaattgagagagttacgtaaatttaaagttttttaATAAGAgataattgacattaataccctttaattttatttaataattatttaaatttaaaatataattcacttGACATTATATCAACTactagatctcctaatctaTGGTTAAAAATTGGTCTTGATTGTTGACTAGTTAGCAACTGATCACCTCCCTCTTCatatatatttagttttatcAACCAATTAAAAACTTTTTGATGCCTAAAGAACttaggagtatatattattttattacttaTTCTAAATTTCGATCTACTACTttctaggggtgggtaggtacggtataccttaccgaaaccaccataccatataccttaccgtaaattcggtatgcgaaaaaatcatacctttatcttaccaaaattttcggtataccgaacttcggtataccttattttcggtaaggagaattttcataccgatatcgcacctcatttttggtatgccgtaccaaagttcggtataccatacttttgcggtatacattactttcaatatcaatgaaaattgaatatttgagtttttagaatacaatttatattttatagtaatttaaataatatacggggtattaaatactagtatattttattcatattatattatatttcacaataaattttataatttaaaatatataaaatattttatatattattatattcatattttacggtatataccttaaattacggtatataccgaatttcgatatgccgcggtatataaaaattcatacctttaccttaccgaaatatttcagtaaggtatcataccgtaccgaaaatcacggtataccaaaaatttggtattttcggtattttttcgatacgataagGGCAGTATTTCggcatttcggtatttttttccAACCCTACTACTTTCTACGTATACTCTTTTCTTTTGGTTTAGCatgataaaaattataattttttatttaacacAAACATTTCTGTAAATGCATGATATTTAGTTATAAATAAAAGATATCACAAATCTATTATTTGGATTAGATTGCATTTAAAAGCGATTGGTAAATATTAGACACATGCATGATTGCATAACGTTCGCTAATCTTTAAGATTATCGTCTCTCCCTCTCTTCCCCCATTGCTATTTGCTAATGTCAGATTTAATCGCCATTTCTTTTTCAGTATTTATAACTTTGAAGATCACAATTGCGTTgtgaataatataaataatatttgcaATTTGAGCTGGAGACGCTTCCACTACTACATTATTCAATTGATTAAGAGGTGATCGATCATCGCTTCATTTTGTtctaattattttcaatttaattcttcgcaatttatttgaaagaaaGATTTGTGGCAAAGTGAATGCGAGAGATTGTTTTTTACGTGTGATTTTGTTCGACATTTTATGAGTAACGCAGATTTGGTTTTTGTTGAATGTGATAatcttttaattttgttttgtgaTCTCCGTTTTGAAACAATGGCGGTTGAATAATTGGAATTTTGATGTTTATCTTATGTAGTTTTGGAATTCAGAACTTAAAAGGAGATCCTAGAAATGGCTAAGGAGGCATCAAATGGTAGTCGTGTGTCGACCAAGCCACCTCCCGAGCCTTCACCATTGCGAAGAGCGAAATTCTTTCAGGTACGATATCCATTCCCTCACTCGAAAATCGAGTTTCCATGTGCTCAATTTTGTCGGGTTTATAGTAACTAATGTGACCATACATCTTGGACTAACTAACCAACCTGACAGGCAAACATGAGAGTTCTGGTTACGGGCGGGGCTGGATTCATTGGCTCTCACTTAGTTGATAAACTCATGCAAAATGAAAAGAACGAGGTAGGACATAACAATGCCTTTTTAGACTGGCTTCATTCAAAAGGCAAGCTATGTTTGTCTCTCAATCGGTATCGTTTGTATGAAATTGTTGTTCAGGTGATTGTTGTGGATAACTACTTCACTGGTTCAAAGGATAACTTGAGGCAATGGATTGGCCATCCAAGATTTGAGCTTATTCGACACGGTGAGCATTCTTTATGGTTCAATAGTCACTCCCTTATGATGCAATTGTTCATAAATTGATTTATAATGGTGTTATTGTGTCTTGAACCATCTTGTTTCCTACTTATCAATTCTTTTTGTCTGCAGATGTGACAGAGCCTTTGTTCGTTGAAGTTGACCGGATCTACCATCTCGCTTGTCCTGCTTCGCCAATCTTTTACAAATACAATCCGGTGAAGGTCAGTCAGACGTCATGTCATGGCTCTGTCCCTCTCTAATCGTGTGCCTATAAAGCTCACGTCTTCGTCTAAGGAAAAATGATGCAAGTTGAttgatcattttatttttatcttctGATATCCATTGTCCATGCCATGATACTTGACAGACAATAAAGACGAATGTAGTAGGCACACTGAACATGTTGGGACTTGCCAAGCGAGTCGGAGCAAGGTATGTCTGCTGATTTGGATTCTCTTCCAATTTTTGTTCATTTTGGATGTTCTGACAATTTTGAAGTACCTCTTAGGATTTTACTTACATCAACCTCGGAGGTCTATGGTGATCCGCTCGTGCATCCTCAGACAGAGGATTACTGGGGCAACGTGAATCCTATAGGTAATATTTTGCTACCTTAAAAACTGCAAACAGTTACTAAGATGAAATTATGGGGTTCAACTTTATATAAGGCTATTGCAGGAGTGAGGAGTTGTTATGATGAGGGGAAAAGAGTAGCAGAGACGTTGATGTACGATTATCACAGGCTGCACGGAGTTGGTAATATCTGTCCCTACACCGGACATTTGAACATAACAATTTCGTATTGGAGTTCCCTGACCATTATTATCAAATGATTCAACAGAAATAAGAATTGCAAGGATCTTCAACACTTATGGACCGCGGATGAATCTTGATGACGGTCGTGTTGTCAGCAACTTCTTAGCGCAAGCCATACGGTAAATGCTCTTTATCCACTCTTCCATATTAGATTCCAGTCCACTTTGATGCTtcatttcactttattttacACTGCTACTTGCAGTGACGAGCCTTTGACTGTTCAGCTTCCCGGAACACAAACAAGGAGTTTTTGCTATGTTTCTGAGATGGTTAGCGATTACATTCATCTTGGTGCATGACAAAAAACCTCTTTTCTTGATTCAAAACTTTGCTTCTTTTGCCAATGCCAAAAAAGGTTGATGGACTTACGCGATTAATGGAAGGAGATCATATAGGGCCAATCAACATTGGCAATCCAGGTCAATCATCCTATTTTTCCTACTTATATTGGTTTCTtccatttcttttcatttccaTCGCAAATATCTAACTCGTTAAGATTTATTATCAGGTGAATTCACAATGCTCGAGCTTGCAGAGACTGTGAAGGAGGTAAAATCTTCACCTCATATTTGTTCGTATACATTTGGATGATTTGATCACAAACTCAACGCAACACGGGTGCTATCTATTCTCTATAATGTAGATGATCAACCCGAAAGTGAAGATCACGACTGTCGAGAACACCCCGGATGATCCTCGCCAAAGAAAACCGGACATAACGAAGGCGAAGGAGCTGCTAGGGTGGGAGCCCAAGATCAAGCTCAACGGTGGCATCCCCCTTATGGAGGAGGATTTTCGAAAGAGGCTTGGTATTTCGAGGAAATGAACTCGTTTTTGCTACCGATGTTTACGTTCGATCcatattttcaaatcttgtaGATCCCGAAATCATGAATCTTAGGCATTCTTGACTATTGATCAATGTATTTAATTGGATCCAGTTTTTTGGTATCAATAAAGTTTTaaggtttttttttctctcttgttAATTGCCTTTTTGAGTAGTTTGAAATCAATGGCGATGAAATTTGATACTATATGTTGTGGTTGGTGCTTATTTTGACGATTTACAATATTATAGAGAAGATTTCAATGGTACAACAATGGATTGGGAGATATGATTTGATAAGAATCTCAAACAAAATTGTAAATTGAGCTCAAAGAAGTAAACAAGCATAAGAATTTAAACTATTTTTGTTCTACTCTAGTTTGCTCCGACTAAATTCAATTCGAGCTCCATTAGCAGATAATCAAGGAAGCTGAAACATAAATTTCAAAGCTTTATTTTCTAACAATAAGTTTGAATAAATTGCAAGCATATCTTCAAGCACCGATCTATAGACTGATAATAAATTTCTGTTAATTATTGTTACAGGTTACAAATTAGCTCTATTTTCGTCTTGATCAAATAGTATTAACTTATTATCAACATTAATATCAACTGCCTCCGTAGCATAGTGGTATTGCGTTCGCTTCGTAAGCGAAAGGTCGCGAGTTCGATCCTCGCCGGGGGCTATTTTCCATTAAATTTTTGTATTGGTGCTCACTTGTTCCTATCATAATAAATATCATTTATAACACTAGCTAGTTAAACTGTAAGATTATAtttactcataatttttttgaGGTATAGCGGCTGCGTTGTTGGTCGTCTAATTTAAAACTTTCAATTAGGtacattataaatttttttcaaaaactttTTCTACGGATATGCAATTCAATACACTATGAATtacggagtattattttgtaggAGTAGTAATAATTTAGTTTTACTGTCATCAGTGGCACAAATTAAAGACAAGTTAACTAATTTAGGTTGCAAATATTCGCAATAATAATACTAGTGAATAATTCTACAAGGGTACAAATTAAAGAGCAGCCATCATATATTTTCTCATCATCATTAATGAATAGTTGAAAATTACTACACACATACAATATCTATATTTCGAGAGGTCAATGCCATTTTGAGCTTCTACTTTGATCAACAATGCTATTATTATGGACAGTGCTAGAGAATTCAAGAAACATTTCTTAAACTCAACAACAATGTTTCTCAAGAAATCAAAACATAAGTTAATCTTgtaaattaaagaaatttaaCAAATATCAAAACGTCCTTCTTTATAACATGAGTACATAAGTATATATCACAAAGTAATACAAATTTTGGTTTTCCACGACTCTTTTTTGTTCAAAAATATACATGAATttctaatttataaaatttggcTTATGTTCAAATTTATATTCCAATGCCCATTTTGGGAGGGGATAGGATCCTCTGCAGTGTGAAGGAAAAACAGCACCGTACTGTGCAAATAAAACGACGTCGCTTTACTTTTTTATGCTGtttttttgttcctttttaCATTTCCTTTCTATATACAGTACTTTAGTATACTAGTAATAGTTAATTAGCGATTCTTGATAACCTGAATTAATAAAAGTTAGTTTAGTATATTATACTAATAGTTAATTAGTGAATCtttgataattatttttttaattagttattttattattatatattttataacaaagaaacaaaagttaattttttttgtttaaccaCATGTGTACCGAATTCGCCTTTGGTTGAATTTGACTAATCATACTCGACTGGGTTTGtggattaaggccgaaagtctcccaGCGGGTGGTGGGGTTTGAACCCGTGACCTCAGGGTCACCACAGCTCCGCGATGCTGATGATAAttgcattatttataatataccAAATAATTGAACTGAATTTAAAACTAAAAAGGAATTATggaattagagcatccgcagcggtgagtggacacccgtccgtgccagcggcgcggcaccgcctgctcgccgttgcgctcttgccgctggcgcggcgctgctcgatgcatcgagaacgtccgtgccagcgagcagctgacgtgtcgcgttctgattggccaacggcatttccgttggaaattcatttttttaaaaaaaatcgaaaataataccaaaaataataaaaaaaaaaatcagattcccaaaaatttggtcgtttttttaccgttttctggaatttttttgattttttgatttttttattcccaaaatcatctataaatacacacatttatcatccatttttcacatcaaatcatctcccatttttcacatcaaatcatcaaattatgaaatttttaatttttaggattttaatcatgtacttttaatttttagattttaattatataatttttaattattttgtaatttttaatagtatttcggatatttttaatgcattttaattttgtggaaatatttttatttaaattgaataatagaatggtgagacccttgagcttgtccttgcggaagagcacggatgtggctgttgtgctcttgcctaagagcacggaataaaagtgggtccgggcccacatccgtactcgttggcaagagcacggatggggatgctcttagg
Encoded here:
- the LOC121753919 gene encoding UDP-glucuronic acid decarboxylase 6-like — translated: MAKEASNGSRVSTKPPPEPSPLRRAKFFQANMRVLVTGGAGFIGSHLVDKLMQNEKNEVIVVDNYFTGSKDNLRQWIGHPRFELIRHDVTEPLFVEVDRIYHLACPASPIFYKYNPVKTIKTNVVGTLNMLGLAKRVGARILLTSTSEVYGDPLVHPQTEDYWGNVNPIGVRSCYDEGKRVAETLMYDYHRLHGVEIRIARIFNTYGPRMNLDDGRVVSNFLAQAIRDEPLTVQLPGTQTRSFCYVSEMVDGLTRLMEGDHIGPINIGNPGEFTMLELAETVKEMINPKVKITTVENTPDDPRQRKPDITKAKELLGWEPKIKLNGGIPLMEEDFRKRLGISRK